In Synergistaceae bacterium, the genomic window CACACCCACGCCGGCAATAAAGAATCAAGTTAAGCAGCAGCAGACTAATTCAGCACTCGAACGCGTAATAAGAGCTTTAAGCGCATCACAGTTAAACGCTGAAATTTTATTAACGTTCGATAATAACGATGACGACGACAATAACAATAATAATGACGATTTAGAAGGCGATAACGATGAATAAATTTGTGCATTTACATGTTCACACGGAATATAGTTTACTCGACGGCGCAATCAGGACAAAGCAGCTCGCTAAAAAAGTTGCCTCATGGTATCCCGACGAGAACGACCCAGCCCGCGCAGTAGCAATCACAGATCACGGCGTTTTATATGGTGCTGTAGAATTTTACGAGTCTTGCAAGGCTGCAGGAGTCAAGCCTATTTTAGGTTGTGAAACGTATGTAGCTCCGTCCGGATTCACTTCACGCGATGACAAACGATACAATCATTTATTGTTACTTGCTGAAAATCTCGAAGGCTGGCACAATCTCGTAAAATTAATTTCTATCGCGAACACTGACGGATTCTATTACAAGCCCCGAATCGACCACGAATTATTGAATCAATATCATTCAGGGATAATAGCAAGTTCTGCATGCCTGGCGGGTGAAATTCCGCAGTATATTTTATCTGAACAGTTCGAGCAGGCCCTTAAATGCGCGCAGGAATATCGGGACATTATGGGCGAAAATAATTTTTTCCTTGAGATTATGCCTAACTCTTTACCCGAACAAAAAAAGGTCAACGCAGCTATAATCGAGATCTCGCAAAAATTAAATATTCCCGTAATTGCAACCGGAGACGCTCATTATCTCGAAAAAAGCGACTACGACTGGCATAAATTATTACTGAAGGTCAATACTCACGCGGGGCCCGGTGATGACGCATTCGGATTCAGCACAAATGATTTCTACTTGAAGTCGCCCGAAGAATTTTATAACGAGTTCGCCGAGATCCCCGAAGCATTAACTAACACGGTGAAAATCGCAGAACGCTGTAACGTCGAATTAATACCAAAGCAGAAAAAATATTTGCTCCCTGATATTGAGCTTGCAGAAGGACGCACCCCCGATGATGAATTAAGATTTAGAGCTCGTGAAGGTTTGCAGAAGAGATTTTCTGACTCTGGGCGCGGGGAAATTCCGGAAAATTATTCAAAGCGTCTTGATTATGAGTTAGGAGTCATTACTCAAATGGGATTCAGCGCGTATTTCTTGATTGTATCGAGCATTATACAAGCTGCAAAATCGCGTAATATTCCCATTGGCCCGGGCAGAGGTTCGGCGGCTGGGTCTCTTGTTGCGTGGTCTCTCAAGATTACAGAGCTTGACCCGTTGAAATATAATTTATTGTTCGAAAGATTCCTTAATCCTGAACGCGTTTCAATGCCCGATATTGACACGGACGTATCAGACAAGGGGCGCGATGAGTTGCTAAAATATATTTCTGACACTTACGGAGCTGACCACGTCGCGCAAATTATCACGTTCGGGCGCATGAAGGGCCGTCAATCCGTGAAAGATGTCGGGCGCGCAATGGGACTCGATTACAACATGACCGACAAGACAGCGAAATTAATTCCGGCAATGGCGAAAAATATTGATGAGGCCTTGCACAATAATTCAGACTTTGCGAGCGAATACGAGAATAACCCTGAAGTAAAAAATTTAGTCGATACCGCAAAAAATATTGAAGGTCTTGCACGCCACACGAGTCAGCACGCCGCCGGAGTCGTTATTACACCTATGCCCATTACTGAAATTGTGCCAGTTAAGAAATTAGAAGGCTCGCAGGTTGTTACGCAATTTACTATGGAACCGGTTGAGAAATTAGGGCTCGTGAAAATGGACTTTCTTGGATTAAGCACGCTTTCAATTATTCAGGAGGCATTACAAAATATCGCCCTCAATGGTAAAGAAGTCCCCGACCTCGAAAAAGTTAATGACAACATGAATGACCCGAAAACTTTTAAATTATTGCAGGAAGCAGACACAATCGGAGTATTTCAGCTTGAATCTGACGGCATTAGAGCAATGTTACGCAAATTAAAAATTGACCGTTTTGAGGATTTAGTCGCAGCCCTTGCAATGTACAGGCCCGGCCCTCTTGACAGCGGAATGGTTGATGATTATATTGACTGCAAGCACGGACGCAAGAAGCCTCATTATCCGCATGAAATGTTAGAGAACACTTTGCGTGAGACTTATGGAGTCATTCTCTATCAAGAGCAAGTTATGCAGTGTGCGAGCGTTTTAGCAGGTTATACACTCGGAGAAGCTGATATTTTACGGCGTGCAATGGGAAAAAAGAAAGTCGAAGTAATGAACCAGCAGCGCGAAAAATTTATGACCGGTGCAGAAAAAAATAACGTCGATAAGGACAAGGCCGGACATATATTTGACTTAAT contains:
- the dnaE gene encoding DNA polymerase III subunit alpha, with the translated sequence MNKFVHLHVHTEYSLLDGAIRTKQLAKKVASWYPDENDPARAVAITDHGVLYGAVEFYESCKAAGVKPILGCETYVAPSGFTSRDDKRYNHLLLLAENLEGWHNLVKLISIANTDGFYYKPRIDHELLNQYHSGIIASSACLAGEIPQYILSEQFEQALKCAQEYRDIMGENNFFLEIMPNSLPEQKKVNAAIIEISQKLNIPVIATGDAHYLEKSDYDWHKLLLKVNTHAGPGDDAFGFSTNDFYLKSPEEFYNEFAEIPEALTNTVKIAERCNVELIPKQKKYLLPDIELAEGRTPDDELRFRAREGLQKRFSDSGRGEIPENYSKRLDYELGVITQMGFSAYFLIVSSIIQAAKSRNIPIGPGRGSAAGSLVAWSLKITELDPLKYNLLFERFLNPERVSMPDIDTDVSDKGRDELLKYISDTYGADHVAQIITFGRMKGRQSVKDVGRAMGLDYNMTDKTAKLIPAMAKNIDEALHNNSDFASEYENNPEVKNLVDTAKNIEGLARHTSQHAAGVVITPMPITEIVPVKKLEGSQVVTQFTMEPVEKLGLVKMDFLGLSTLSIIQEALQNIALNGKEVPDLEKVNDNMNDPKTFKLLQEADTIGVFQLESDGIRAMLRKLKIDRFEDLVAALAMYRPGPLDSGMVDDYIDCKHGRKKPHYPHEMLENTLRETYGVILYQEQVMQCASVLAGYTLGEADILRRAMGKKKVEVMNQQREKFMTGAEKNNVDKDKAGHIFDLIEKFAGYGFNKSHSAAYALISYDTAWLKANYRVEFMASYLSSQMKAKKDVLGEYVLQVRRSGIPVLPPDINSSFESFTAVNDVIRFGLGAISRVGHNAVEMIIKERTENGRFLSLWDFLKRVDLSLLNKSVVENMIKAGAFDSIITNRARLINALQMYLDVIANINKHKASNQLDLFAQSTETSVNDSEPALPECEEFDPLTRLNFERDVTGLYISGHPYDSSAEKIKPFTNCKISEISKWQSRDIMPCFGGMITALKERTTKKGDNMCSLQVDDSENSVEVVIFPSQWQTLKGSLNVGMPCVIEGNLDDRGQILAKNIFTDLESLKNKFITLKVDTTDEQELKDLSVILFECKAKNKSSAARVILEVSPDGRIGIANFLVDYEKLNQRTNGRF